A genomic region of Raphanus sativus cultivar WK10039 chromosome 6, ASM80110v3, whole genome shotgun sequence contains the following coding sequences:
- the LOC130495990 gene encoding putative F-box/FBD/LRR-repeat protein At1g22000 — translation MENRICDLPDDLILEIMNFIPTKDAVATTILSKRWRLIWTMLPTLEYKDSGSGTIGWFVEKSLQLHKAPKLERLAIELGPHSHVDVDVEKCLENAVNRGVHELDLNLLWNAEITSFPKSLHTCDTLVDLVLSNKILVDVPSQVDLPSLLYLSLIDVVYKDEDSLAGLLSSSSVLHWLKVQRRKDDNLTNFTVKVSSLKTLYYKSAWPMDEPVEEGDDDDDDLIGSLVIDTPALDDISLITVCEDCCLIDNMSCLDEANISHVIYPDDKFLKSLSSVKHLYLCLTNPMVGSSNDVKFSRLIEFYFLTKTVDWLEPLMFFLQNSAQLKFLTIHTEHESPSPPWNQPSSIPGCLSSHLELFVWNNYEGRDDEKQLLSYILANSECLKRAEINLIATCNLEERQKEIQSMPRISTSSRLLFPTQMNLLFNGYCYRH, via the exons ATGGAAAATCGGATCTGTGATTTGCCTGACGATTTGATTCTTGAGATCATGAACTTCATCCCCACAAAAGATGCAGTAGCGACCACAATCTTGTCTAAGCGATGGCGTTTGATATGGACTATGCTTCCTACACTCGAATACAAAGACAGCGGCAGCGGGACCATTGGGTGGTTTGTTGAGAAGTCTTTGCAACTCCATAAGGCACCAAAACTAGAGAGGCTGGCTATCGAACTCGGTCCACATTCTCATGTTGACGTAGATGTGGAAAAGTGTCTTGAGAATGCAGTTAATCGAGGTGTGCACGAGTTAGATCTCAATCTCCTTTGGAACGCAGAGATcacaagctttccaaagagcCTCCACACATGCGACACTCTCGTTGATTTAGTTCTATCTAACAAGATTCTAGTGGATGTTCCTTCCCAGGTTGACCTACCATCTCTCTTATATCTTTCTCTTATCGACGTGGTGTACAAAGACGAAGACTCTCTTGCTGGACTTTTATCAAGTTCCTCTGTTCTACACTGGCTGAAGGTGCAACGACGTAAGGATGACAACTTGACAAACTTTACCGTGAAAGTGTCTTCcttaaaaacattatattataaaagtgctTGGCCCATGGATGAGCCCGTAGAGGAAGgggacgatgatgatgatgatctcatTGGGTCGTTGGTAATAGATACCCCTGCACTAGATGATATAAGCTTAATTACCGTTTGCGAAGACTGCTGCTTGATAGATAACATGTCTTGTCTTGATGAGGCAAACATAAGCCATGTTATTTACCCCGATGACAAGTTTCTGAAATCTCTTTCTTCTGTCAAACATCTGTACTTGTGTTTGACCAATCCGATG GTTGGTAGCAGTAACGACGTTAAATTCTCTCGGCTCATAGAGTTTTACTTCTTGACAAAAACAGTAGATTGGTTGGAACCACTTATGTTTTTCCTTCAAAATTCTGCTCAATTGAAATTTCTTACAATCCACACG gAACATGAGAGTCCATCACCTCCCTGGAACCAGCCGAGTTCTATTCCGGGATGCTTGTCATCTCATCTAGAGCTCTTTGTGTGGAACAACTATGAAGGAAGAGATGATGAGAAACAACTATTGTCATACATTCTTGCTAACTCAGAGTGTTTAAAGAGAGCGGAGATAAATCTCATAGCAACCTGCAATCTTGAAGAGAGACAAAAGGAGATACAATCTATGCCTAGGATTTCAACATCATCTCGGCTTCTATTCCCCACTCAAATGAATCTGTTGTTTAACGGATACTGTTACCGTCACTAG
- the LOC108806122 gene encoding uncharacterized protein LOC108806122 isoform X1 has protein sequence MKLISIERSVLLLRLKRNGRRNLKVSCYPMGMLRSRTRFRSSIITMDAKGKGKMVEELPMMGESFTSSESLPLLAATDHEDVGDAKVTTSLGELQIGESLTSNESLPLLATEHAEEVVLLDLPPLVVDNNVHIDDEAQEEVEENVLPDVGAHNIRNVRGRPKRRPFTEPLSPRSQARANEREAKKEALKKAETGRNQN, from the exons ATGAAGTTGATAAGTATAGAGAGATCCGTGCTGCTTCTGCGGCT GAAGCGAAACGGCAGGCGCAATCTCAAAGTGTCTTGTTACCCAATGGGGATGCTAAGGTCAAGAACGAG ATTCAGAAGCTCTATCATCACCATGGATgcaaaaggaaaaggaaaaatgGTGGAAGAACTTCCGATGATGGGTGAAAGCTTCACCTCCAG TGAGAGTCTTCCCCTCCTTGCTGCAACCGATCATGAG GATGTGGGTGATGCAAAAGTGACCACATCTCTGGGAGAACTTCAGATCGGTGAAAGCTTAACCTCCAA TGAGAGTCTTCCCCTCCTTGCAACAGAACATGCG GAGGAGGTTGTTCTTTTGGATCTCCCCCCCCTTGTTGTTGACAACAATGTGCACATTGATGATGAG GCtcaggaggaggtggaggaaaaCGTTTTGCCCGATGTTGGAGCTCACAACATCCGTAACGTCCGAGGAAGGCCTAAGAGGAGACCATTCACTGAGCCCCTCTCCCCACGCTCTCAAGCTAGGGCCAATGAGAGGGAAGCCAAGAAAGAGGCGCTCAAGAAAGCTGAGACAGGaagaaatcaaaattaa
- the LOC108806122 gene encoding uncharacterized protein LOC108806122 isoform X2 translates to MDAKGKGKMVEELPMMGESFTSSESLPLLAATDHEDVGDAKVTTSLGELQIGESLTSNESLPLLATEHAEEVVLLDLPPLVVDNNVHIDDEAQEEVEENVLPDVGAHNIRNVRGRPKRRPFTEPLSPRSQARANEREAKKEALKKAETGRNQN, encoded by the exons ATGGATgcaaaaggaaaaggaaaaatgGTGGAAGAACTTCCGATGATGGGTGAAAGCTTCACCTCCAG TGAGAGTCTTCCCCTCCTTGCTGCAACCGATCATGAG GATGTGGGTGATGCAAAAGTGACCACATCTCTGGGAGAACTTCAGATCGGTGAAAGCTTAACCTCCAA TGAGAGTCTTCCCCTCCTTGCAACAGAACATGCG GAGGAGGTTGTTCTTTTGGATCTCCCCCCCCTTGTTGTTGACAACAATGTGCACATTGATGATGAG GCtcaggaggaggtggaggaaaaCGTTTTGCCCGATGTTGGAGCTCACAACATCCGTAACGTCCGAGGAAGGCCTAAGAGGAGACCATTCACTGAGCCCCTCTCCCCACGCTCTCAAGCTAGGGCCAATGAGAGGGAAGCCAAGAAAGAGGCGCTCAAGAAAGCTGAGACAGGaagaaatcaaaattaa